The following proteins come from a genomic window of Microbacterium sp. SY138:
- a CDS encoding chorismate-binding protein, translating to MTLSRLAELSADPTASFVLIARDGADTVELLSGDVVDVELLADIPLSVDGTPREVFAMVPYRQVRERGFVAQDDGAPLRCVIVDEHLHLPTAELLPALPSTPVPLHDDGFDIADADYAAIVETVIADEIGRGEGANFVIRRDFTATIDVEDRTAALTWFRALLTHERGAYWTFAVVTPGHIAVGASPEAHVVAREGVVTMNPISGTFRHPAGGATKETLIDFLASTKETEELFMVVDEELKMMSAVCSDGGRITGPHLKEMSRLTHTEYMLRGRSALDPRDILRETMFAPTVTGSPMQNACAVIRRHEQKPRGYYSGVAALFTPNADGGHDLDAPILIRTVYLQDGTLSVPVGATLVRHSDPMGEVSETHGKAAGVLGAIGAIDRDRVAEARSDADAPGDARALADDPTVAELLSSRNARLAEFWLNPQGEDFTGPFAGRSALVVDAEDRFTTMLAHQLRHLGLAVTIAPWADVRDADLDAADLVVAGPGPGDPRDTRNARIARMRDVVARRLDSDAPLLAVCLSHQILADKLGIALTPLDAPHQGLQKPVPVFGETASIGFYNTFTARVAPGTTVVGAADVSADPDSGDVYALRGDHFASVQGHLESILSRDGIRTLERLVSHALA from the coding sequence ATGACCCTCTCACGACTCGCCGAGCTCAGCGCCGATCCCACGGCATCCTTCGTGCTCATCGCACGCGACGGCGCCGACACCGTCGAGCTGCTCAGCGGGGACGTCGTCGACGTCGAGCTGCTTGCCGACATCCCCCTCTCGGTCGACGGCACCCCGCGCGAGGTGTTCGCCATGGTGCCCTATCGCCAGGTGCGCGAACGCGGCTTCGTCGCCCAGGACGACGGGGCGCCGCTGCGCTGCGTGATCGTCGACGAGCACCTGCACCTCCCGACAGCCGAGCTTCTGCCCGCGCTCCCGAGCACGCCCGTCCCCCTCCACGACGACGGCTTCGACATCGCCGACGCGGACTACGCGGCCATCGTCGAGACGGTCATCGCCGACGAGATCGGACGCGGCGAGGGCGCGAACTTCGTCATCCGTCGAGACTTCACCGCGACCATCGACGTCGAGGACCGCACCGCGGCACTCACGTGGTTCCGTGCTCTCCTCACGCACGAGCGCGGCGCCTACTGGACGTTCGCTGTCGTCACTCCTGGGCACATCGCCGTGGGGGCCAGCCCCGAGGCGCATGTGGTCGCCCGCGAGGGCGTCGTCACGATGAACCCGATCTCCGGGACCTTCCGTCATCCGGCGGGAGGGGCGACGAAGGAGACGCTGATCGACTTCCTCGCCTCGACCAAGGAGACCGAGGAACTCTTCATGGTCGTCGACGAGGAACTCAAGATGATGAGCGCCGTCTGCTCCGACGGCGGCCGCATCACCGGCCCGCACCTCAAGGAGATGTCGCGACTCACGCACACCGAGTACATGCTCCGTGGTCGCAGCGCCCTCGATCCCCGCGACATCCTGCGCGAGACGATGTTCGCTCCGACGGTGACAGGTTCGCCCATGCAGAACGCCTGCGCGGTGATCCGCCGTCACGAGCAGAAGCCCCGCGGCTACTACTCCGGTGTCGCCGCGCTGTTCACCCCGAATGCGGACGGCGGGCACGACCTGGATGCGCCTATCCTCATCCGGACCGTCTACCTCCAGGACGGCACCCTCAGCGTTCCGGTCGGCGCGACGCTGGTTCGACACTCCGATCCGATGGGTGAGGTCTCCGAGACCCACGGGAAGGCCGCCGGCGTCCTGGGCGCCATCGGCGCGATCGACCGCGACCGGGTGGCAGAGGCACGTAGCGACGCCGACGCGCCCGGCGACGCGCGCGCCCTCGCCGACGACCCGACCGTCGCCGAGCTGCTGTCATCGCGCAACGCCCGCCTGGCCGAGTTCTGGCTCAACCCGCAGGGCGAGGACTTCACCGGTCCGTTCGCCGGCCGCTCCGCTCTCGTCGTGGACGCGGAGGACCGGTTCACGACGATGCTGGCCCACCAGCTGCGTCATCTCGGGCTCGCCGTCACGATCGCTCCCTGGGCCGACGTGCGGGACGCGGACTTGGACGCCGCCGATCTGGTCGTCGCCGGCCCGGGCCCCGGCGACCCTCGGGATACACGGAACGCCCGCATCGCGAGGATGCGCGATGTCGTCGCCCGCCGACTGGACTCCGACGCGCCGCTGCTCGCGGTGTGCCTCAGCCACCAGATCCTCGCCGACAAGCTCGGCATCGCCCTGACTCCGCTCGATGCCCCTCACCAGGGCCTGCAGAAGCCCGTCCCGGTCTTCGGGGAGACCGCATCGATCGGCTTCTACAACACCTTCACCGCGCGGGTCGCACCGGGCACGACGGTCGTCGGCGCCGCCGACGTCTCGGCGGACCCCGACTCGGGAGACGTGTACGCGCTCCGCGGAGACCACTTCGCTTCGGTGCAGGGACACCTGGAGTCGATCCTGTCCCGCGACGGGATCCGCACGCTCGAACGTCTCGTCTCCCACGCGCTGGCCTGA
- a CDS encoding M50 family metallopeptidase produces MEFLLYLAGILFMLIGLGLSIGLHEVGHLVPAKLFGVRVGQYMIGFGPRLWSRRIGETEYGFKLLPLGGFISMSGMYPASKNSGPASGVFRSLIQDARSANDETIAEGAEDRVFYRLPVWKRVVVMLGGPVMNLLLATVIFTVLLSGIGLQQGTTTIASVTECVVPAGSTATECTPDDPASPAAEAGIKPGDVILSIDGQPVSTFAEATAIVQAAPGETLDMVVSRDGAEQSLSITPIAAERSITDASGQPVLDEAGKPVVKEVGYVGMGAQMGYVQQPLTAGPEMAADSTARVASLIVTLPVRLWDVGVSLVTGGERDPNGPLSVVGVGRLAGEAAATDAPILNRFAFLLGLLGSLNIALFVFNLIPLLPLDGGHIVVALWDGIKRAWAKLFRRPPPAPVDATKLVPLTVVVAVLLIGMGALLLVADLFNPVNLLG; encoded by the coding sequence GTGGAATTCCTGCTCTATCTGGCCGGCATCCTCTTCATGCTGATCGGCCTCGGGCTCTCGATCGGCCTGCATGAGGTGGGCCATCTCGTCCCCGCGAAGCTCTTCGGCGTGCGTGTCGGCCAGTACATGATCGGCTTCGGGCCGCGGCTGTGGTCCCGGCGCATCGGCGAGACCGAGTACGGGTTCAAGCTGCTCCCTCTAGGGGGCTTCATCTCGATGTCGGGCATGTACCCGGCGTCGAAGAACTCGGGCCCGGCGTCCGGCGTGTTCCGCTCGTTGATCCAGGACGCGCGCAGCGCCAACGACGAGACCATCGCCGAGGGTGCCGAGGATCGCGTCTTCTATCGTCTTCCCGTGTGGAAGCGCGTCGTCGTCATGCTCGGCGGGCCGGTGATGAACCTTCTCCTCGCGACCGTGATCTTCACCGTGCTGCTGTCGGGCATCGGCCTGCAGCAGGGAACGACGACGATCGCGTCCGTCACCGAGTGCGTCGTTCCGGCCGGTTCGACGGCGACCGAGTGCACACCCGATGACCCGGCCTCACCCGCCGCGGAAGCCGGGATCAAGCCGGGCGATGTGATCCTGTCCATCGACGGACAGCCCGTGTCGACGTTCGCCGAGGCGACGGCGATCGTGCAGGCCGCGCCAGGCGAGACGCTGGACATGGTCGTGAGCCGCGACGGGGCGGAGCAGTCGCTGAGCATCACGCCGATCGCCGCGGAACGCTCGATCACGGATGCCAGCGGCCAGCCCGTCCTCGATGAGGCCGGAAAGCCTGTCGTGAAGGAGGTCGGCTACGTCGGCATGGGCGCCCAGATGGGCTACGTGCAGCAGCCCCTCACCGCCGGCCCCGAGATGGCGGCGGACAGCACGGCGCGTGTCGCATCCTTGATCGTCACGCTCCCCGTGCGTCTATGGGACGTCGGCGTCTCACTCGTCACCGGCGGAGAACGCGACCCGAACGGACCGCTGAGCGTCGTCGGCGTCGGACGCCTCGCAGGAGAGGCGGCCGCTACCGATGCGCCGATCCTCAACCGGTTCGCGTTCCTGCTCGGTCTGCTGGGGTCGCTGAACATCGCGCTGTTCGTGTTCAACCTCATCCCGTTGCTCCCGCTCGACGGCGGTCACATCGTCGTGGCACTGTGGGACGGCATCAAGCGCGCGTGGGCCAAGCTCTTCCGCCGGCCCCCTCCGGCGCCCGTCGACGCGACCAAGCTCGTGCCGCTGACGGTGGTCGTCGCTGTGCTCCTGATCGGGATGGGAGCGCTGCTCCTGGTCGCCGACCTCTTCAACCCGGTCAACCTTCTCGGCTGA
- a CDS encoding YcnI family protein — MSRNIRTRSPRPTTLRSTARRSLTLRRAALGVLGGAALALAVPTMAGAHVGVSPDEIAAGDHGVLTFSFSHGCENSPTTALRITMPEGLASVSPTMDSDWDIQVERGDDGLVSAVTYTAVTPVPTDLRGAVSMGVGLDETAPDTLAFPVVQQCVEGSTEWTQIAENGQDPHSLDAPAPVVSVTAAAADGHGEHTESDTAAASTAPTTVADPLGVALGAGGLLAGFAALVVAILAYRRRA; from the coding sequence ATGTCCCGCAACATCCGTACCCGCAGTCCGCGCCCCACCACCCTGCGCTCCACCGCTCGGCGCTCGCTCACTCTGCGACGCGCCGCGCTCGGTGTCCTCGGCGGAGCCGCACTCGCCCTGGCCGTTCCCACGATGGCAGGTGCCCATGTGGGCGTCAGCCCCGACGAGATCGCTGCGGGCGACCACGGCGTGCTCACGTTCTCGTTCTCCCACGGCTGCGAGAACTCCCCCACCACCGCGCTGCGCATCACGATGCCCGAGGGGCTCGCATCCGTCTCGCCGACGATGGACTCCGACTGGGACATCCAGGTCGAGCGCGGCGACGACGGTCTCGTCAGCGCCGTGACCTATACGGCGGTCACCCCGGTGCCCACCGACCTTCGCGGCGCGGTGAGCATGGGGGTCGGTCTGGACGAGACCGCCCCCGACACTCTGGCGTTCCCCGTGGTCCAACAGTGCGTCGAGGGCTCGACCGAATGGACGCAGATCGCCGAGAACGGCCAGGATCCGCACAGCCTCGACGCGCCGGCTCCGGTCGTCTCCGTCACGGCCGCTGCCGCCGACGGGCACGGCGAGCACACCGAATCCGACACTGCGGCCGCGAGCACGGCTCCGACCACGGTCGCCGATCCCCTGGGTGTGGCGCTCGGGGCGGGTGGGCTTCTCGCCGGTTTCGCCGCCCTGGTCGTCGCGATCCTCGCCTACCGACGCCGAGCCTGA
- a CDS encoding UDP-N-acetylmuramoyl-L-alanyl-D-glutamate--2,6-diaminopimelate ligase — protein sequence MSIEQQPSLPPVLRPANPPRRELSELASRFARTVRGDVDGIALSGITLATADLRPGEAFVAIRGVNRHGADFAVTAAEKGAVAVITDDAGAEIAEAAGLPILVVDDPRAVLGDLSAWVYGTGAGDPLPLLFATTGTNGKTSVSHLLEGILDQIGVVTGLSSTAERHIAGEVIVSRLTTPEASEMHALLALMRERQVEAVAVEVSAQALSRHRVDGILFDVAGFTNLSHDHLDDYADMEEYFEAKLPLFRPDRAQRGVICLDSPSGAVVVDRAEIPVVTVGTPSIAADPDAATAADWVVVIDEERAAGTTFTMTGPAGSLTTTVPVIGPHMAANAALAIVMLLEGGYAWDRIVDALTRDGGIRAYLPGRTQLVSGDRGPAVFVDFGHSPDAFEKTLAAVRRVTPGKVLMLFGADGDRDASKRFDMARTAVEGSDILVVTDHHPRFEDPASIRATLIEGARTARPDAEIHEASPPENAIVTAVGLVGDGDAILWAGPGHQDYRDIRGVRTPYSARELARRALRDAGWPVPDPRWPVPYPDED from the coding sequence ATGTCGATTGAACAACAACCGAGCCTGCCTCCCGTGCTCCGCCCCGCGAACCCGCCCCGGCGTGAGCTGTCCGAACTCGCTTCCCGTTTCGCCCGCACCGTCCGCGGCGATGTCGACGGAATCGCCCTCTCCGGCATCACCCTCGCGACGGCAGACCTGCGTCCCGGCGAGGCATTCGTCGCGATCCGCGGCGTCAACCGGCATGGCGCGGACTTCGCCGTCACCGCCGCTGAGAAGGGTGCCGTCGCCGTCATCACCGACGACGCTGGCGCGGAGATCGCCGAAGCCGCGGGGCTTCCGATCCTCGTGGTCGACGACCCTCGCGCCGTGCTCGGTGATCTCAGCGCGTGGGTCTACGGCACCGGCGCCGGTGACCCGCTCCCCCTGCTGTTCGCGACGACGGGCACCAACGGCAAGACCAGCGTCTCCCACCTGCTCGAGGGGATCCTCGATCAGATCGGCGTGGTCACCGGCCTCTCCTCCACCGCAGAACGTCACATCGCGGGCGAGGTCATCGTCTCGCGCCTGACCACCCCTGAAGCCTCCGAGATGCACGCGCTCCTGGCGCTGATGCGTGAGCGCCAGGTCGAAGCCGTCGCGGTCGAGGTCAGCGCACAGGCGCTGTCACGTCACCGCGTCGACGGCATCTTGTTCGACGTCGCCGGATTCACGAACCTGAGCCACGATCATCTCGACGACTACGCCGACATGGAGGAGTACTTCGAGGCGAAGCTGCCCCTCTTCCGGCCCGACCGCGCCCAGCGCGGGGTCATCTGCCTGGATTCCCCGTCCGGTGCGGTCGTCGTCGACCGGGCCGAGATCCCGGTCGTCACTGTCGGCACTCCGTCGATCGCCGCCGATCCCGACGCCGCGACCGCCGCGGACTGGGTGGTCGTCATCGACGAGGAGCGCGCCGCCGGTACGACCTTCACGATGACCGGCCCCGCCGGGTCCCTCACCACGACGGTTCCGGTGATCGGACCGCACATGGCGGCCAACGCGGCTCTGGCGATCGTGATGCTCCTCGAGGGCGGCTACGCCTGGGATCGCATCGTCGATGCGCTCACCCGCGACGGGGGGATCCGCGCCTACCTGCCCGGTCGCACCCAGCTCGTCTCCGGCGATCGTGGGCCTGCCGTCTTCGTCGACTTCGGACACTCACCCGACGCATTCGAGAAGACCCTCGCCGCCGTCCGGCGTGTGACACCGGGCAAGGTGCTGATGCTCTTCGGCGCCGACGGCGACCGCGATGCGAGCAAGCGATTCGACATGGCGCGCACGGCGGTCGAAGGCAGTGACATCCTCGTCGTCACCGATCACCACCCCCGTTTCGAGGACCCCGCGTCCATCCGGGCGACCCTCATCGAGGGCGCCCGCACGGCACGACCGGATGCCGAGATACACGAGGCCTCACCGCCCGAGAACGCCATCGTCACCGCCGTCGGCCTGGTCGGCGACGGCGACGCCATCCTGTGGGCCGGCCCCGGGCACCAGGACTATCGCGACATCCGCGGCGTCCGCACACCGTATTCCGCACGCGAGCTCGCTCGCCGCGCGCTGCGCGACGCCGGCTGGCCCGTACCCGATCCGCGCTGGCCGGTCCCGTACCCCGACGAGGATTGA
- the dxr gene encoding 1-deoxy-D-xylulose-5-phosphate reductoisomerase, translated as MRRVIVLGSTGSIGTQALDVIRANPRRFELVGLAAGSNAEMLEAQAAQFQVESTALGALEAEQLVRDVEADVVLNAITGSIGLGSTLAALKAGRTLALANKESLIVGGDLVLAAAAPGQIVPVDSEHSALAQALLAGTHAEVRRLVVTASGGPFRGRSRAELTEVTPSEALAHPTWDMGRMVTTNSATLVNKGLEVIEAHLLFDVAYDDIEVVVHPQSIVHSMVEFIDGSTIAQASPPDMRLPISLGLDWPHRVGGVGRPLDWSSATSWTFEPLDAEAFPSVALAKAVGRAGGTFPAVYNAANEQAVDAFHEGRLSFLGIVDTIARVVDAHDAPDALTVETLAEAEAWARSTADRMIAAV; from the coding sequence ATGCGTCGCGTCATCGTCCTCGGCTCCACCGGTTCCATCGGCACCCAGGCACTGGATGTGATCCGTGCCAACCCTCGCCGATTCGAGCTGGTAGGCCTCGCTGCCGGGTCCAACGCCGAGATGTTGGAAGCGCAGGCCGCACAGTTCCAGGTCGAGTCGACCGCTCTCGGCGCGCTCGAGGCCGAGCAGCTGGTCCGTGACGTCGAGGCGGACGTGGTGCTCAACGCCATCACCGGCTCGATCGGACTGGGCTCGACGCTCGCGGCGCTGAAGGCGGGACGCACGCTCGCTCTCGCGAACAAGGAGTCCCTCATCGTCGGCGGCGACCTGGTCCTCGCCGCCGCCGCTCCCGGTCAGATCGTCCCGGTCGATTCCGAGCACTCGGCGCTCGCGCAAGCGCTCCTGGCCGGTACTCATGCCGAGGTGCGCCGCCTCGTGGTGACGGCCTCGGGCGGGCCGTTCCGCGGTCGCAGCCGCGCGGAGCTGACCGAGGTCACTCCGTCCGAGGCTCTCGCGCACCCGACATGGGACATGGGACGAATGGTCACGACCAACTCCGCGACCCTTGTCAACAAGGGACTCGAGGTGATCGAAGCGCACCTGCTGTTCGACGTCGCCTACGACGACATCGAGGTCGTGGTGCACCCGCAGTCCATCGTGCACTCGATGGTCGAGTTCATCGACGGTTCCACGATCGCACAGGCCTCCCCGCCCGACATGCGTCTGCCGATCTCCCTGGGTCTGGACTGGCCGCACCGCGTCGGTGGCGTCGGACGCCCCCTCGACTGGTCATCCGCCACTTCCTGGACGTTCGAGCCCCTCGACGCCGAGGCGTTCCCCTCCGTCGCACTCGCGAAGGCGGTGGGCCGCGCCGGCGGCACCTTCCCTGCTGTCTACAACGCCGCGAACGAACAAGCGGTCGACGCGTTCCACGAGGGACGGCTCTCGTTCCTCGGCATCGTGGACACGATCGCTCGGGTCGTCGACGCGCACGATGCGCCGGACGCCCTCACCGTCGAGACGCTCGCCGAGGCCGAGGCATGGGCGCGCTCGACGGCCGATCGGATGATCGCGGCGGTCTGA
- a CDS encoding FKBP-type peptidyl-prolyl cis-trans isomerase, with product MRKRPLIVLSTVAAATLLLAGCAGGGAPESSGTPSPSASSACQLDAKSGDTSDAVVVEGEGADTTVTVPADAPFAGVERTVISEGDGDDVVVNDLVSVEYQIVDATNNQVLDSSARGEGGVLPVLLDTNQSSLFVAALECKPVGSRIVLTLPGKVLGEGANNVVVYAEAVEQLPEVATGTPVDPTPGMPTVKLDDKGAPTVTIPDGDAPTETQVAVLKQGDGATVASGDLVVVQYLGVKWSDGKEFDSSWSRDAAPAQFQTTGVVAGFQKALEGQKVGSQVIVVMPPSDGYGASEGHELQKESLVFVVDILATTPVQAQQ from the coding sequence GTGCGCAAGCGTCCGCTCATCGTTCTGTCCACCGTCGCCGCGGCGACCCTGCTGCTGGCGGGTTGCGCCGGTGGTGGAGCCCCGGAGAGCTCCGGCACCCCGTCGCCCTCCGCATCGAGCGCGTGCCAGTTGGATGCGAAGTCCGGGGATACCTCGGACGCGGTCGTCGTGGAGGGGGAAGGGGCAGACACCACCGTGACGGTCCCGGCCGATGCGCCGTTCGCCGGCGTCGAGAGGACCGTCATCTCCGAGGGAGACGGAGACGACGTCGTGGTCAATGACCTGGTGTCCGTCGAGTACCAGATCGTCGACGCGACCAACAATCAGGTGCTCGACTCGTCGGCTCGTGGTGAAGGTGGTGTGCTGCCCGTTCTCCTCGACACCAACCAGTCCTCGCTCTTCGTCGCGGCGCTCGAGTGCAAGCCGGTCGGCTCGCGCATCGTGCTGACTCTTCCCGGAAAGGTCCTCGGCGAGGGCGCCAACAACGTGGTCGTCTACGCCGAGGCCGTCGAGCAGCTGCCCGAGGTGGCGACGGGAACGCCGGTCGACCCGACTCCCGGCATGCCGACTGTGAAGCTCGACGACAAGGGCGCTCCGACCGTGACGATCCCGGACGGCGACGCGCCGACGGAGACCCAGGTCGCCGTCCTCAAGCAGGGTGACGGTGCGACGGTCGCCTCCGGCGACCTCGTCGTCGTGCAGTACCTGGGCGTCAAGTGGTCCGACGGCAAGGAGTTCGACTCCAGCTGGAGCCGCGACGCCGCGCCCGCGCAGTTCCAGACCACCGGCGTGGTCGCGGGCTTCCAGAAGGCCCTCGAAGGTCAGAAGGTCGGCTCACAGGTCATCGTCGTGATGCCGCCGTCCGACGGATACGGTGCGAGCGAGGGACATGAGCTCCAGAAGGAGAGCCTCGTGTTCGTCGTGGACATCCTGGCGACGACACCGGTCCAGGCGCAGCAGTAG
- a CDS encoding lysophospholipid acyltransferase family protein: MTSEQSVEPESSSEEESSSEETAKPRHAGFAYTLGRSLITPLARLVYRPRIEGRDNVPLTGPVIFASNHLSFIDSIAIPVAAPRPVHFLAKSTYFEGTGFKGWMSKTFFESIGAIPVRRGAGQAALDALDLQRQLLDEGLAVALYPEGTRSTDGRLYKGRTGVAFLALQTGAPVVPVGLIGTDKVMPVGAKIPTLKERITVRFGEPLDLSPHGPATSGRARRLATDQIMAAIHGLSGQELAGAYNEAPAQGAIEKIKQALPHERR, from the coding sequence ATGACCTCTGAGCAGTCCGTCGAGCCCGAATCCTCGTCAGAAGAGGAATCCTCGTCAGAGGAGACTGCGAAGCCTCGCCACGCCGGGTTCGCCTACACGCTCGGCCGCAGCCTCATCACGCCGCTCGCCCGTCTGGTGTACCGCCCCCGGATCGAGGGGCGCGACAACGTGCCGCTGACCGGTCCCGTCATCTTCGCGAGCAACCATCTGTCATTCATCGACTCGATCGCGATCCCGGTCGCGGCCCCTCGTCCCGTCCATTTCCTCGCGAAGTCGACGTACTTCGAAGGCACCGGATTCAAAGGCTGGATGAGCAAGACCTTCTTCGAATCGATCGGCGCGATCCCGGTGCGACGAGGTGCCGGGCAAGCCGCGCTGGACGCGCTCGATCTGCAACGCCAGCTCCTCGATGAGGGTCTCGCCGTCGCCCTGTACCCGGAGGGGACCCGCTCGACCGACGGCCGCCTCTACAAAGGCCGCACAGGCGTCGCGTTCCTCGCTCTGCAGACGGGCGCCCCTGTGGTGCCGGTCGGCCTCATCGGCACGGACAAGGTGATGCCGGTGGGAGCGAAGATCCCCACCCTCAAGGAGCGCATCACCGTGCGTTTCGGCGAGCCGCTCGACCTCTCGCCGCACGGGCCCGCGACCAGTGGACGCGCACGTCGCCTCGCCACCGATCAGATCATGGCGGCGATCCACGGTCTCTCCGGCCAGGAGCTCGCCGGCGCGTACAACGAGGCACCGGCGCAAGGTGCCATCGAGAAGATCAAGCAGGCCCTCCCGCACGAGCGTCGCTGA
- a CDS encoding OsmC family protein, with the protein MAETTMRTLGEHRYALTSTWTGNTGTGTTGYRDYRRDVTIEVEGKPDLLASADKPFRGDPSRWNPEDLLLASLSECHLLSYLHACVTAGVVVVSYRDQASGTMREDGAGGGSFVEVMLRPEVVVAEASMIDAAERAHAQANEWCFIANSMNFPVRHQATVTAFA; encoded by the coding sequence ATGGCAGAGACGACCATGCGCACGCTCGGCGAACACCGCTACGCGCTCACCTCGACGTGGACCGGCAACACCGGCACCGGGACGACCGGATACCGGGACTACCGGCGAGACGTGACGATCGAGGTCGAGGGGAAGCCCGATCTCCTCGCCTCGGCAGACAAGCCGTTCCGCGGCGATCCCTCACGATGGAATCCGGAGGACCTGCTGCTCGCCTCCCTCTCCGAGTGCCACCTGCTCTCATACCTGCACGCGTGTGTGACCGCGGGCGTCGTCGTGGTGTCCTATCGCGACCAGGCCAGCGGGACGATGCGCGAGGACGGTGCGGGGGGCGGATCGTTCGTCGAGGTGATGCTGCGGCCCGAGGTCGTCGTCGCCGAGGCCTCGATGATCGACGCAGCAGAGCGCGCCCACGCCCAGGCGAACGAGTGGTGCTTCATCGCGAACTCGATGAACTTCCCCGTACGCCACCAGGCGACGGTCACAGCCTTCGCCTGA
- a CDS encoding asparaginase, translated as MQETLTVQDSVELAVVERSGFVESRHAGAAVVLSPDGDIVGRHGNADSLILPRSSLKPLQAIACITAGAVLEGEQLALSTASHVGTDRHASVVRDILTEGGLTEDDLRCPATWPSDSASRDELVREHGEPTRVRMNCSGKHAAMLRACVATGWPTDGYLDPTHPLQQHIRDVIERLTGEKIAHTAIDGCGAPVHAMTLTGLARAIHRIGTASDRSPFALHRVAGSLVRAVRENPWTIEGPGRPDTIATERLGVFTKYGAEGVMVMVAPNGTTVALKMLDGATRASTIVAATLLARAGGLSDADVASLADALPLAVLGGGENVGSIRPGAGV; from the coding sequence GTGCAGGAGACTCTCACCGTTCAGGATTCCGTGGAACTCGCCGTCGTCGAGCGGAGCGGATTCGTCGAATCCCGCCACGCCGGCGCGGCCGTCGTGCTCTCCCCCGACGGGGACATCGTCGGTCGCCATGGAAATGCCGATTCGCTGATCCTGCCGCGATCCAGCCTCAAGCCTCTCCAGGCGATCGCCTGCATCACCGCAGGTGCCGTCCTCGAAGGCGAGCAGCTCGCGCTCTCCACGGCCAGTCACGTCGGCACCGACCGTCACGCTTCGGTGGTACGCGACATCCTGACCGAGGGCGGGCTGACGGAAGACGATCTCCGCTGCCCGGCCACGTGGCCGAGCGACTCGGCGTCGCGAGACGAGCTCGTCCGCGAGCACGGCGAGCCGACCCGGGTGCGCATGAACTGCTCCGGCAAGCACGCCGCGATGCTCCGCGCATGCGTGGCGACGGGCTGGCCGACCGACGGATACCTCGACCCGACCCATCCACTGCAACAGCACATCCGCGACGTCATCGAGCGCCTCACTGGCGAGAAGATCGCCCATACCGCTATCGACGGGTGCGGTGCGCCGGTCCATGCGATGACGCTGACCGGCCTGGCACGCGCGATCCACCGCATCGGCACCGCTTCCGACCGCTCGCCCTTCGCCCTCCACCGCGTGGCCGGTTCCCTGGTCCGCGCCGTGCGGGAGAACCCCTGGACGATCGAGGGTCCGGGCCGCCCCGACACGATCGCGACCGAGAGGCTCGGCGTGTTCACCAAGTACGGCGCCGAGGGCGTGATGGTGATGGTCGCCCCCAACGGCACGACCGTGGCGCTGAAGATGCTCGACGGTGCCACTCGCGCCTCGACGATCGTTGCCGCGACCCTTCTCGCTCGGGCGGGCGGGCTGAGCGATGCCGACGTGGCATCGCTCGCGGACGCACTTCCGCTCGCCGTGCTCGGCGGAGGGGAGAACGTCGGCTCCATCCGCCCCGGCGCAGGAGTCTGA